A genomic window from Micromonospora ferruginea includes:
- a CDS encoding questin oxidase family protein — protein sequence MDDILDEAYHRLHRTGPEFEGWLSNHGPMAAEALVRHGQGARVHRWLDGYLRRLDELPRGLRPIDDWRAALGDPKRTGDWLHHFDRELRERPWREVLGEWWPRLLPGIAAGATHGVIRVGHAVRVLHVDGETPDRRAELGQALGYWAARWQPVPGAGPLTGHSDVASALAGVPRIAERTGGIRERLGRLTGVPGWAGAVTALRAPADPDDAARTLTEMVHRAALDYLRFGHGEPVMLVHAVTAPTAVLRTLPALDPALRAPSVAAAWSATAAVTSVYAAPTPAASAPVGGSADPDEVFARAARHGDEHVVKLADAVLETYATTGDQRVLAAPAHAGRLI from the coding sequence ATGGACGACATCCTGGACGAGGCGTACCACCGGCTGCACCGCACCGGCCCCGAGTTCGAGGGCTGGCTCTCCAACCACGGGCCGATGGCCGCCGAGGCGCTGGTCCGGCACGGGCAGGGCGCGCGCGTGCACCGCTGGCTCGACGGCTACCTGCGCCGGCTGGACGAACTGCCGCGCGGGCTGCGGCCGATCGACGACTGGCGGGCCGCGCTCGGTGACCCGAAGCGGACCGGCGACTGGCTCCACCACTTCGACCGCGAGCTGCGCGAACGGCCGTGGCGGGAGGTGCTCGGCGAGTGGTGGCCCCGGCTGCTGCCCGGCATCGCGGCCGGCGCCACGCACGGGGTGATCCGGGTCGGGCACGCGGTGCGGGTGCTGCACGTCGACGGGGAGACCCCGGACCGCCGCGCCGAACTGGGCCAGGCGCTCGGCTACTGGGCGGCCCGCTGGCAGCCGGTGCCCGGCGCCGGCCCGCTCACCGGCCACTCCGACGTCGCGTCGGCGCTGGCCGGGGTGCCCCGGATCGCCGAACGGACCGGCGGCATCCGGGAACGGTTGGGCCGGCTGACCGGCGTACCCGGATGGGCCGGAGCGGTGACCGCGCTGCGTGCGCCGGCCGACCCGGACGACGCCGCTCGCACGCTCACCGAGATGGTGCATCGGGCCGCGCTGGACTACCTGCGGTTCGGGCACGGTGAGCCGGTGATGCTGGTGCACGCGGTCACCGCGCCGACCGCGGTGCTGCGTACCCTGCCGGCCCTCGACCCGGCGCTGCGGGCGCCGAGCGTCGCCGCGGCCTGGTCCGCGACGGCGGCCGTGACCTCGGTGTACGCCGCACCCACGCCGGCCGCCTCGGCCCCGGTCGGCGGGTCCGCCGACCCGGACGAGGTGTTCGCCCGGGCGGCCCGGCACGGCGACGAGCACGTGGTGAAGCTGGCCGACGCGGTGCTGGAGACCTACGCGACGACAGGTGACCAGCGGGTGCTGGCCGCACCCGCCCACGCCGGGCGGCTGATCTGA
- a CDS encoding ASCH domain-containing protein — translation MWPRIGGLRALALGTPGGLRADLNNLVLAGVKTATAGLIGEYAEENEELEHVGERLALVDDHDALVGVVEITGVEVVRFADVPWDFARAEGEGDRSIEEWRAGHGAYWARQGTPVTDDSRIVCLRFRLASAERSVGT, via the coding sequence ATGTGGCCCCGCATCGGTGGACTGCGCGCGCTCGCCCTCGGCACCCCCGGCGGGCTGCGCGCCGACCTCAACAACCTCGTGCTCGCCGGCGTGAAGACCGCCACCGCCGGGCTGATCGGCGAGTACGCCGAGGAGAACGAGGAGTTGGAGCACGTCGGCGAACGGCTGGCCCTGGTCGACGACCACGACGCGCTGGTCGGCGTGGTCGAGATCACCGGTGTCGAGGTGGTGCGCTTCGCCGACGTGCCGTGGGACTTCGCCCGCGCCGAGGGCGAAGGCGACCGGTCGATCGAGGAGTGGCGGGCCGGCCACGGCGCCTACTGGGCCCGGCAGGGCACGCCGGTGACCGACGACAGCCGGATCGTCTGCCTGCGCTTCCGGCTGGCGTCCGCCGAACGCAGCGTCGGCACGTAA
- a CDS encoding LLM class flavin-dependent oxidoreductase: MRIGIVILPDQRWSEARHRWAQADEWGFDHAWTYDHLGWRDLVDGPWFDSWTTLTAAATVTSRIRLGTLVASPNFRHPAAFARQVTALDDVSGGRVLLGLGAGGIGFDSAVLGGETLPPRQRVDRFAEFTELLDLILREDGTTWRGEWFAAVDARNNPGCVQQPRVPFVMAANGPRSMRLVARFGQGWVTTGLGGDDLEAWWGTVAELSDRMNQTLEEAGRDPATLDRYLSLDAAPVFSLTSAGLFAEQVARAARLGFTDVVTHWPRASSWYAGDEAVLAEAAALLPELRR, encoded by the coding sequence ATGCGAATTGGCATCGTGATCCTGCCCGACCAGCGCTGGTCGGAGGCGCGTCACCGGTGGGCCCAGGCGGACGAGTGGGGTTTCGACCACGCCTGGACCTACGACCACCTGGGCTGGCGTGACCTGGTCGACGGGCCCTGGTTCGACTCGTGGACGACGTTGACCGCGGCGGCGACGGTCACCTCCCGGATCCGCCTCGGCACGCTCGTCGCCTCGCCGAACTTCCGCCACCCGGCGGCGTTCGCCCGCCAGGTCACCGCGCTGGACGACGTCTCCGGCGGCCGGGTGCTGCTCGGGCTCGGCGCGGGCGGCATCGGGTTCGACTCGGCGGTGCTGGGCGGGGAGACGCTGCCGCCCCGGCAGCGGGTGGACCGGTTCGCCGAGTTCACCGAGCTGCTCGACCTGATCCTGCGCGAGGACGGCACGACCTGGCGTGGGGAGTGGTTCGCCGCGGTGGATGCCCGCAACAACCCCGGTTGCGTCCAGCAGCCCCGGGTGCCGTTCGTGATGGCGGCGAACGGGCCGCGCTCGATGCGGCTGGTCGCCCGGTTCGGGCAGGGCTGGGTCACCACCGGGCTCGGCGGCGACGACCTGGAGGCATGGTGGGGCACCGTGGCGGAGTTGTCCGACCGGATGAACCAGACGCTCGAGGAGGCCGGTCGGGATCCGGCCACGCTCGACCGCTACCTCTCGCTCGACGCGGCCCCGGTCTTCTCGCTGACCAGCGCCGGCCTGTTCGCCGAGCAGGTGGCCCGGGCGGCCCGGCTGGGCTTCACCGACGTGGTGACGCACTGGCCGCGCGCCAGCAGTTGGTACGCCGGCGACGAGGCGGTGCTCGCCGAGGCGGCTGCGCTGCTGCCGGAGTTGCGCCGCTAG
- a CDS encoding MerR family transcriptional regulator: MRLLTIGAFARAASLTAKALRIYDDCGLLTPAAVDPHSGYRYYTPEQLDRARLIAALRRAGMPLAEIRTVCGLPPQAAAEALDAWWRRVSADTAARGRTVALLVDQLTERGRTMSENTTFRYATRCETGTVRDSNEDTAYASDTLLAVADGVRGPGGAAAGAAAVHALRSLERADAPAADLLAALADAVARADRAVRAQGGDDDRPASTLTAIVRRGTRLALVHVGDTRAYLLRGGELSRLTQDHTYVQTLVDQGRLTPAEAGAHPQRALLARALGAGGEVEADLALRTALTGDRYLLCSDGLSATVDPAALHAALAGADDPETAVGKLVDLAYAAGAPDNVACVVADVTE, from the coding sequence ATGCGGCTGCTGACCATCGGGGCGTTCGCCCGGGCGGCCAGCCTGACCGCCAAGGCGCTGCGGATCTACGACGACTGCGGGCTGCTGACGCCGGCCGCCGTGGACCCGCACTCCGGCTACCGCTACTACACGCCGGAGCAGCTCGACCGGGCGCGGCTGATCGCCGCGCTGCGCCGGGCCGGCATGCCGTTGGCGGAGATCCGCACCGTGTGCGGCCTGCCGCCGCAGGCCGCCGCCGAGGCGCTGGACGCCTGGTGGCGGCGGGTCAGCGCGGACACCGCCGCCCGCGGCCGGACCGTCGCGCTCCTCGTCGACCAGCTCACCGAGAGGGGCCGCACCATGTCCGAGAACACCACCTTCCGGTACGCGACGCGCTGCGAGACCGGCACCGTCCGCGACTCCAACGAGGACACCGCGTACGCGAGCGACACGCTGCTCGCGGTCGCCGACGGCGTACGCGGTCCGGGTGGGGCCGCCGCCGGCGCCGCCGCGGTGCACGCGCTGCGGTCGTTGGAGCGGGCCGACGCGCCGGCCGCCGACCTGCTGGCCGCGCTGGCCGACGCGGTGGCCCGGGCCGACCGGGCGGTACGCGCCCAGGGCGGCGACGACGACCGACCGGCGAGCACGCTCACCGCGATCGTGCGGCGGGGCACCCGGCTCGCCCTGGTGCACGTCGGGGACACCCGGGCCTACCTGCTGCGCGGCGGTGAGCTGTCCCGGCTCACCCAGGACCACACGTACGTGCAGACCCTGGTCGACCAGGGGCGGCTCACGCCGGCCGAGGCCGGCGCCCACCCGCAGCGGGCGCTGCTGGCCCGGGCGCTGGGCGCGGGCGGCGAGGTCGAGGCGGACCTGGCGCTGCGCACGGCGCTGACCGGCGACCGCTACCTGCTCTGCTCGGACGGCCTCTCCGCGACCGTCGACCCCGCTGCGCTGCACGCCGCGCTGGCCGGGGCGGACGACCCGGAGACCGCCGTCGGGAAGCTGGTCGACCTGGCGTACGCGGCCGGCGCGCCGGACAACGTCGCCTGCGTGGTGGCCGACGTGACGGAGTGA
- a CDS encoding NUDIX hydrolase: MRDEIRALVEALPPGDELETRHRREALTWLAGTEDIFRRAKPRTPSPHLVAYFLLRDPSDGAVLLVDHRAAGMWLPSGGHVEPGEHPVDTVRRELREELGVPAVFASPLGERPAFLTVTETVGPPEQRHTDVSLWFVLAADRDQRFRPDPVEFRGIRWWTPAEVTAAPPGTVEPHLGRMLAKLAGVP, translated from the coding sequence ATGCGGGACGAGATCCGGGCGCTGGTCGAGGCGCTGCCGCCGGGCGACGAGCTGGAGACCCGGCACCGGCGGGAGGCGCTGACCTGGCTGGCCGGCACGGAGGACATCTTCCGCCGGGCCAAGCCGCGCACCCCGTCGCCGCACCTGGTCGCCTACTTCCTGCTCCGCGACCCGTCCGACGGCGCGGTGCTGCTGGTCGACCACCGCGCCGCCGGGATGTGGTTGCCCAGCGGGGGCCACGTCGAGCCGGGCGAGCACCCGGTCGACACGGTGCGCCGCGAGCTGCGCGAGGAGTTGGGCGTACCGGCCGTCTTCGCGTCACCGCTCGGCGAGCGTCCGGCGTTCCTCACGGTCACCGAGACGGTCGGCCCGCCCGAGCAGCGGCACACCGACGTCAGCCTGTGGTTCGTGCTGGCCGCCGACCGCGACCAGCGGTTCCGCCCCGACCCGGTCGAGTTCCGGGGCATCCGCTGGTGGACGCCGGCCGAGGTGACCGCGGCGCCGCCCGGCACGGTCGAGCCGCACCTCGGGCGGATGCTCGCGAAGCTCGCCGGCGTGCCTTGA
- a CDS encoding LysR family transcriptional regulator, which yields MLERYEIEAFLTLAEELHFGRTAEKLRVTTGRISHVVRRLERRIGAPLFERTSRMVRLTPIGERLAEEMRPLVAGIEDAVRRAVEAGRGLTGELRVAYVGESTAPVLLRAVARFTERHPECEVHVHEAPLATTRSSLVDGTIDVLIASYPFDGMANGPALLHERRLLAVAAGHPLAGAESVSLEVLGDHPVIQYPAVTSAAFKQDRTPDRTPAGRPVSKGPAGGSFSEMLALVALGRGVLPVGEQTRHYHARPDLAYVPIHDAPPIRRGPVWLAGNTTTRVREFVRAAVDANPLEAD from the coding sequence ATGCTGGAGCGGTACGAGATCGAGGCGTTCCTGACCCTCGCCGAGGAGTTGCACTTCGGGCGCACCGCCGAGAAGCTGCGGGTGACCACCGGGCGGATCAGCCATGTGGTGCGCAGGCTGGAACGGCGGATCGGCGCGCCGCTGTTCGAGCGGACCAGCCGGATGGTCCGGCTCACCCCGATCGGCGAGCGCCTGGCCGAGGAGATGCGTCCACTGGTGGCCGGCATCGAGGACGCGGTCCGGCGGGCCGTGGAGGCCGGGCGCGGCCTCACCGGCGAGCTGCGGGTGGCGTACGTCGGTGAGTCGACCGCGCCGGTGCTGCTGCGGGCCGTGGCCCGGTTCACCGAGCGCCACCCGGAGTGCGAGGTGCACGTCCACGAGGCTCCGCTGGCCACCACCCGGTCCAGCCTGGTGGACGGCACGATCGACGTGCTGATCGCCTCGTACCCGTTCGACGGGATGGCGAACGGCCCGGCGCTGCTGCACGAACGCCGGCTGCTCGCGGTGGCCGCGGGTCACCCGCTGGCCGGCGCGGAGTCGGTGTCGCTGGAGGTGCTCGGCGACCATCCGGTGATCCAGTACCCGGCGGTCACGTCGGCCGCGTTCAAGCAGGACCGGACGCCGGACCGGACGCCGGCGGGCCGCCCGGTGTCGAAGGGCCCGGCCGGCGGCAGCTTCTCCGAGATGCTGGCGCTGGTCGCGCTCGGGCGCGGGGTGCTGCCGGTGGGCGAGCAGACCCGGCACTACCACGCCCGGCCCGACCTGGCCTACGTGCCGATCCACGACGCGCCGCCGATCCGTCGCGGCCCGGTGTGGCTGGCCGGGAACACCACCACCCGGGTACGCGAGTTCGTCCGCGCGGCGGTCGACGCCAACCCGCTGGAGGCGGACTGA
- a CDS encoding VOC family protein: MTMRVTGFDHLVLTVGDVERSLDFYCGTLGLAPVRVDRWRAGEVPFPSVRVDAGTIIDLVAGEPDGSNVDHFCLVVAPVDWASEMESGRFTVLTGPVPRFGARGTGTSIYVRDPDGNTVELRSYDSLA, translated from the coding sequence ATGACGATGCGTGTGACCGGTTTCGACCACCTGGTGCTCACGGTGGGCGACGTCGAGCGCTCCCTCGACTTCTACTGCGGCACGCTCGGCCTGGCGCCGGTGCGGGTCGACCGCTGGCGCGCCGGCGAGGTGCCGTTCCCCTCGGTACGCGTCGACGCCGGCACCATCATCGACCTGGTGGCGGGCGAGCCGGACGGATCCAACGTGGACCACTTCTGCCTGGTGGTGGCGCCGGTCGACTGGGCGTCGGAAATGGAGTCCGGGCGGTTCACGGTGCTGACCGGGCCGGTGCCGCGCTTCGGCGCCCGGGGCACCGGCACCTCGATCTACGTCCGCGACCCGGACGGCAACACGGTCGAACTGCGCAGCTACGACTCGCTAGCCTGA
- a CDS encoding GNAT family N-acetyltransferase gives MPHLERLAAHHAPALLRFEQENRAYFARFVADRGDAYFAGFADRHAALLDEQERGICHFHLLVDDDGAVLGRFNLFDVADGGAELGYRVAEHATGRGVARHGVRAVCDLARTEYGLRRLVASAALANPASLAVLRRAGFVPDGEVERGGKPALRHVLDLTTQTSTGGSAS, from the coding sequence GTGCCGCACCTCGAACGCCTCGCCGCCCACCACGCGCCCGCGTTGCTGCGCTTCGAGCAGGAGAACCGGGCCTACTTCGCCCGGTTCGTCGCCGACCGGGGCGACGCGTACTTCGCCGGGTTCGCCGACCGGCACGCGGCCCTGCTCGACGAGCAGGAGCGCGGTATTTGCCACTTCCACCTGCTGGTGGACGACGACGGTGCCGTGCTCGGCCGGTTCAACCTCTTCGACGTGGCCGACGGCGGCGCCGAGCTGGGCTACCGGGTGGCCGAGCACGCCACCGGGCGCGGTGTGGCCCGGCACGGCGTGCGGGCCGTCTGCGACCTGGCCCGCACCGAGTACGGCCTGCGCCGGCTGGTCGCCTCGGCCGCGCTGGCGAACCCGGCGTCGCTGGCGGTGCTGCGGCGTGCCGGCTTCGTGCCGGACGGCGAGGTGGAGCGGGGCGGGAAGCCGGCTTTGCGGCACGTCCTCGACCTGACCACTCAGACCTCCACCGGCGGCTCCGCCTCGTAG
- a CDS encoding aminotransferase class IV family protein yields MAFFAVHRNGRPATADDLAPLAFAGNAHFTAVQVRDGRVRGLDLHLTRLREASRELFGTALPDDRVRAAMRTAIGAGPPDVTLTATVHPGEGEGELDLLVRTRAAASPPAGPLALAAYEYERFLPAVKHVGELAKSHLARRAVRDGFDDAAFVDRTGRVSEATIWNLVFADGDTVVWPEAPMLVGTTMGVLRRQLARLGVPQRTRPVTRDDLPGLAGAAVLNSWTPGVPVSRIGSVTLPDAPAFLATLHRAYEAEPPVEV; encoded by the coding sequence ATGGCCTTCTTCGCCGTACATCGGAACGGCCGGCCGGCGACCGCCGACGACCTGGCGCCGCTCGCCTTCGCCGGCAACGCCCACTTCACCGCCGTGCAGGTGCGCGACGGCCGGGTGCGCGGCCTCGACCTGCATCTGACCCGCCTGCGGGAGGCCTCGCGGGAGCTGTTCGGCACCGCGCTGCCCGACGACCGGGTGCGCGCCGCGATGCGGACCGCGATCGGGGCCGGCCCGCCGGACGTCACGCTGACCGCCACGGTCCATCCGGGCGAGGGCGAGGGCGAGCTGGACCTGCTGGTCCGGACCCGGGCCGCCGCGTCACCGCCCGCCGGGCCGCTGGCGCTGGCGGCGTACGAGTACGAGCGGTTCCTCCCGGCGGTGAAGCACGTCGGCGAGCTGGCGAAGAGTCACCTCGCCCGGCGGGCGGTCCGGGACGGCTTCGACGACGCCGCGTTCGTGGACCGGACCGGCCGAGTCAGCGAGGCGACGATCTGGAACCTGGTGTTCGCCGACGGCGACACGGTGGTCTGGCCGGAGGCGCCGATGCTGGTCGGCACCACCATGGGCGTCCTCCGACGGCAGTTGGCGCGGCTCGGCGTGCCGCAGCGGACCCGACCGGTGACGCGCGACGACCTGCCCGGCCTGGCCGGGGCGGCGGTGCTGAACTCGTGGACGCCGGGCGTGCCGGTGTCCCGGATCGGCTCGGTGACGCTGCCGGACGCCCCGGCGTTCCTGGCCACGCTGCACCGGGCCTACGAGGCGGAGCCGCCGGTGGAGGTCTGA
- a CDS encoding zinc metalloprotease — protein sequence MGLRPNLLTRRTAGVATSTLALLLSTAAVGVVPAASAFSAAPAGVCAEPADAHADARVAKGGHANLDPNHLTAKQVRDREADLAAAQRERANFRTGAVAPLATVTIPVVVHVIQENSTRAGGNIPDSLINQQISVLNQAYAGSTGGAPTAFSFQLTKINRVTNASWYPIVQGSSAERSMKTSLRTGGKNTLNMYLGELSDGLLGWATFPKRTLDKMDGVVVLNESLPGGTATNYNQGDTGTHEIGHWLNLYHTFQGGCSGSGDSVSDTPAEASPAYQCPTGRDTCSTAGKDPITNFMDYTYDSCMYQFTAGQASRMLTAWNAYRAA from the coding sequence ATGGGACTCCGTCCCAACCTGCTGACCCGGCGTACCGCCGGTGTCGCGACGTCGACCCTCGCGCTGCTGCTCAGCACCGCGGCCGTCGGCGTCGTCCCCGCTGCTTCGGCCTTCTCGGCCGCCCCGGCCGGCGTCTGCGCCGAGCCGGCCGACGCCCACGCCGACGCCCGCGTCGCCAAGGGCGGCCACGCCAATCTGGACCCCAACCACCTGACCGCCAAGCAGGTACGCGACCGCGAGGCCGACCTCGCCGCCGCCCAGCGCGAGCGGGCCAACTTCCGGACCGGCGCCGTCGCCCCGCTGGCGACCGTGACCATCCCGGTCGTCGTGCACGTCATCCAGGAGAACAGCACCCGCGCCGGCGGCAACATCCCGGACTCGCTGATCAACCAGCAGATCAGCGTGCTCAACCAGGCCTACGCGGGCTCGACCGGCGGCGCGCCCACCGCTTTCTCCTTCCAGCTCACGAAGATCAACCGGGTGACCAACGCGTCGTGGTACCCGATCGTGCAGGGTTCCTCGGCGGAGCGGTCGATGAAGACCTCGCTGCGCACGGGCGGCAAGAACACGCTCAACATGTACCTCGGTGAGTTGAGCGACGGCCTGCTCGGCTGGGCGACCTTCCCGAAGCGGACGCTGGACAAGATGGACGGCGTGGTCGTGCTCAACGAGTCGCTGCCCGGAGGCACCGCCACCAACTACAACCAGGGTGACACCGGCACCCACGAGATCGGCCACTGGCTGAACCTCTACCACACCTTCCAGGGTGGCTGCTCCGGCTCGGGCGACAGCGTCTCCGACACCCCGGCCGAGGCCTCCCCGGCGTACCAGTGCCCGACCGGCCGGGACACCTGCTCGACCGCCGGCAAGGACCCGATCACCAACTTCATGGACTACACGTACGACTCCTGCATGTACCAGTTCACCGCCGGCCAGGCGAGCCGCATGCTCACCGCGTGGAACGCCTACCGCGCGGCCTGA
- a CDS encoding pyridoxamine 5'-phosphate oxidase family protein, with product MASWSEFAADEPRLAAEIRLLIQQYGPGFGYLATVRADGGPRVHPVSPLITDDGLWCFVIDSPKRRDLERDGRYALHSFPPEESDDEAYVAGRARPVADPATVARLARLGRAAPQGDWRLFEFTVDVAMLTRRDQVARPGAGRPQVRLWLDPHDATPVRRRDPLVAEGRRGRHGFDTRRPAA from the coding sequence ATGGCTTCCTGGTCCGAATTCGCCGCCGACGAGCCCCGCCTCGCCGCCGAGATCCGCCTTCTGATCCAGCAGTACGGGCCGGGCTTCGGCTACCTCGCCACGGTCCGCGCCGACGGCGGCCCCCGGGTGCACCCGGTGTCCCCGCTGATCACCGACGACGGGCTCTGGTGCTTCGTCATCGACTCCCCGAAACGGCGTGACCTCGAACGCGACGGCCGCTACGCGCTGCACTCGTTTCCGCCGGAGGAGAGCGACGACGAGGCCTACGTGGCGGGTCGAGCCCGTCCGGTGGCCGACCCGGCCACGGTGGCCCGGCTGGCCCGGCTCGGCCGGGCGGCCCCGCAGGGCGACTGGCGGCTGTTCGAGTTCACCGTCGACGTGGCCATGCTGACCCGGCGCGATCAGGTGGCCCGTCCCGGCGCCGGCCGGCCACAGGTGCGGCTCTGGCTCGACCCGCACGACGCCACCCCGGTCCGGCGACGCGACCCGCTCGTCGCGGAGGGGCGACGCGGCCGGCACGGCTTCGACACCCGCCGCCCGGCCGCCTGA
- the dcd gene encoding dCTP deaminase, which produces MLLSDRDLVSEIKAGTLALEPFEPTLVQPSSIDVRLDRLFRVFNNHLYTHIDPSMQQDDLTSMVEVPEGQPFVLHPGEFVLASTLEVISLGDQLAGRLEGKSSLGRLGLLTHSTAGFIDPGFSGHVTLELSNVANLPITLWPGMKIGQLCIFRLSSPAEHPYGSAVYGSRYQGQRGPTPSRSWQSWRTWPTR; this is translated from the coding sequence ATGCTGCTCTCCGACCGCGACCTGGTCTCCGAGATCAAGGCGGGCACGCTCGCGCTGGAGCCCTTCGAGCCCACGCTGGTGCAGCCGTCCAGCATCGACGTACGCCTGGACCGGTTGTTCCGGGTCTTCAACAACCATCTCTACACCCACATCGACCCGTCGATGCAGCAGGACGACCTGACGTCGATGGTGGAGGTGCCGGAGGGGCAGCCGTTCGTGCTGCACCCCGGGGAGTTCGTGCTCGCCTCCACGTTGGAGGTCATCTCGTTGGGCGACCAGCTCGCCGGCCGGCTGGAGGGCAAGTCGTCCCTGGGCCGGCTCGGCCTGCTGACCCACTCCACGGCCGGCTTCATCGATCCGGGCTTCTCCGGCCACGTCACGCTGGAGCTGTCCAACGTGGCGAACCTGCCGATCACGCTCTGGCCGGGCATGAAGATCGGCCAGTTGTGCATCTTCCGGCTGTCCTCGCCGGCCGAGCACCCGTACGGCTCGGCCGTCTACGGTTCGCGCTACCAGGGCCAGCGCGGCCCGACGCCGAGCCGCTCCTGGCAGAGCTGGCGCACCTGGCCGACGCGCTGA
- a CDS encoding NlpC/P60 family protein — protein sequence MPRSRWSRCTTTLAALVGAAVVLTGGATAAHAEPSVAEIEAQIDRDWNKLEPVIEQVNSVREQLAARRRQADALGKQIAPLQARVDAALGQVGGLAADAYKGDNLSTVNALLGSRSPSELVSGLEMLDRFAHHQQEQVHDIAELRDELAAKKKPLDAMVADLSRTEAQLAAKKKQIDAEIARLQKLRLKVYGNGGGGKLRPAPCPSGYPGGAAGVAVKFACAQIGKIYVWGAAGPDHFDCSGLTMAAWAKAGVSLPHNARQQHDVTKRVSRAELRAGDLVFYYGDLHHVGMYVGDGWVVHASQSGKPITMKRYDDGDINSYGRPG from the coding sequence GTGCCGCGTTCCCGCTGGTCCCGCTGCACCACCACACTCGCCGCCCTGGTCGGCGCCGCGGTCGTCCTGACCGGTGGCGCGACGGCGGCCCACGCCGAACCCTCGGTCGCCGAGATCGAGGCCCAGATCGACCGCGACTGGAACAAGCTCGAACCCGTCATCGAGCAGGTCAACTCCGTCCGCGAGCAGCTCGCCGCGCGGCGCCGGCAGGCCGACGCGCTCGGTAAGCAGATCGCCCCGCTCCAGGCCCGGGTGGACGCCGCGCTGGGGCAGGTCGGCGGGCTCGCCGCCGACGCGTACAAGGGCGACAACCTCTCCACCGTCAACGCGCTACTGGGCAGCCGCTCGCCGAGCGAGCTGGTCAGCGGCCTGGAGATGCTCGACCGCTTCGCGCACCACCAGCAGGAGCAGGTGCACGACATCGCCGAGCTGCGCGACGAGCTGGCCGCGAAGAAGAAGCCGCTGGACGCGATGGTCGCCGACCTGAGCCGCACCGAGGCGCAGCTCGCGGCGAAGAAGAAGCAGATCGACGCCGAGATCGCCAGGCTGCAGAAGCTGCGGCTCAAGGTGTACGGCAACGGCGGTGGCGGCAAGCTGCGTCCGGCCCCCTGCCCGTCCGGGTATCCCGGCGGCGCGGCCGGCGTGGCGGTCAAGTTCGCCTGCGCCCAGATCGGCAAGATCTACGTCTGGGGCGCCGCCGGCCCGGACCACTTCGACTGCTCCGGCCTGACCATGGCCGCCTGGGCCAAGGCCGGGGTCTCGCTGCCGCACAACGCCCGGCAGCAGCACGACGTGACGAAGCGGGTCAGCCGCGCCGAGCTGCGCGCCGGTGACCTGGTCTTCTACTACGGCGACCTGCACCACGTCGGGATGTACGTCGGCGACGGCTGGGTGGTGCACGCCTCCCAGTCCGGCAAGCCCATCACCATGAAGCGGTACGACGACGGCGACATCAACAGTTACGGCCGCCCCGGCTGA